Proteins co-encoded in one Methanobacterium veterum genomic window:
- a CDS encoding response regulator → MVNILIVEDESIVALDIQDKVERLGYGVLAVVSSGEKAIEEVKKSQPDLVLMDIVLKGEIDGIETAERIREHFNIPIIYLTAHSDNQTLNRAKITGPFGYLVKPFVDSELRSAIEEVLSKQGH, encoded by the coding sequence ATGGTAAATATACTGATAGTTGAAGATGAAAGCATCGTGGCACTGGATATACAGGACAAAGTAGAACGTCTTGGTTATGGTGTGCTGGCGGTGGTATCTTCTGGAGAAAAAGCTATCGAAGAAGTTAAAAAATCCCAGCCAGACTTAGTGTTGATGGATATTGTACTTAAGGGAGAAATTGACGGAATAGAGACCGCCGAGCGAATACGTGAACATTTTAATATTCCAATAATATATCTTACAGCACATTCTGACAATCAGACACTTAACAGAGCAAAAATAACAGGGCCTTTTGGCTATCTAGTAAAACCTTTCGTTGATAGTGAACTGCGCAGCGCTATAGAAGAAGTTCTTAGTAAGCAAGGTCATTAA
- a CDS encoding acetolactate synthase large subunit, giving the protein MRGGEALLKSLENQGVDVVFGYPGGQLLPLYDMIYDSDLRHILVRHEQCAAHAADGYARASGKVGVCIATSGPGATNLVTGIATAYMDSSPIVAIAGQVPTGLIGNDAFQEVDTLGMTMPITKHNFQPITSKEIPEMVKSAFYIAGTGRPGPVVLDLPKDVQEQELDFENDVKINLPGYKPTRKGHPLQIKRAASLIGNAKKPVILAGGGVIISNSSEELLKLSELVGAPVTTSLLGKGSFPEDHDLSLGMLGMHGRLSANFAVDKCDCLIAVGCRFSDRTTGKISEFAKNAKIIHIDIDPAEIGKNVDVDIPIVGDAKIILSNLIRAISQNKMSSKSMEWVNRVKDFKQTCIPKMSFDNTPLKPQQVIKEIAEAVDDDTIVTTDVGQNQMWMAHYFTSRKPKTFLSSGGLGTMGFGFPAAIGAKVAMPESDVVAVAGDGGFLMVSQELATVKEYDIPVVICVLDNRYLGMVAQWQNLFYEKRLSHTHLGESPDFVKLAEAFGVAADRVERPGELREVLSSAINSGEPTLIDVTIDPDEILPMVPPGCGLTEIVGEYKTEPNNSEDVPYHEAAKERAGD; this is encoded by the coding sequence ATGAGAGGCGGAGAAGCACTACTTAAATCACTGGAAAATCAGGGAGTAGATGTTGTATTTGGATACCCCGGGGGACAGTTACTTCCTCTATACGATATGATCTACGATTCTGACCTAAGACACATTTTAGTAAGACACGAACAATGCGCAGCTCACGCTGCAGATGGATATGCAAGGGCATCTGGAAAAGTGGGTGTTTGTATTGCAACATCAGGTCCTGGAGCAACAAATCTCGTGACAGGGATAGCAACTGCTTATATGGACTCATCCCCAATCGTCGCTATTGCAGGACAGGTCCCAACAGGACTCATTGGTAATGACGCGTTCCAGGAAGTAGATACGCTTGGAATGACAATGCCTATTACTAAACATAATTTCCAACCTATAACTTCAAAAGAAATTCCCGAAATGGTAAAATCAGCATTTTATATAGCTGGAACTGGAAGACCAGGACCAGTAGTTCTAGATCTACCAAAAGACGTTCAGGAACAGGAATTAGATTTTGAAAATGATGTCAAAATCAATCTACCAGGATACAAACCAACAAGAAAAGGGCATCCTTTACAGATAAAAAGGGCAGCAAGCTTAATTGGAAACGCTAAAAAACCAGTTATACTTGCAGGTGGCGGAGTTATTATATCAAATTCATCAGAAGAGCTTTTAAAGCTTTCAGAATTAGTTGGAGCTCCTGTAACAACTTCACTTCTTGGTAAAGGATCCTTCCCTGAAGATCACGACCTTTCCCTTGGAATGCTTGGAATGCACGGCAGATTATCAGCCAATTTCGCTGTAGATAAATGTGATTGCCTGATTGCTGTTGGATGCAGGTTCTCAGACCGGACAACAGGAAAAATAAGTGAATTTGCTAAAAATGCAAAAATAATCCACATAGACATCGACCCTGCAGAAATAGGGAAAAATGTAGATGTTGACATTCCAATTGTTGGTGATGCAAAGATCATTTTATCAAACCTCATAAGAGCTATTTCTCAAAATAAAATGAGCAGTAAAAGCATGGAATGGGTAAATCGTGTTAAAGACTTCAAACAGACATGCATACCTAAAATGTCATTTGATAATACGCCATTAAAACCACAGCAGGTTATAAAGGAGATAGCAGAAGCTGTAGATGATGATACAATCGTAACAACAGATGTTGGGCAGAACCAGATGTGGATGGCCCACTATTTCACATCCCGAAAACCTAAAACATTCTTATCCTCTGGAGGGCTTGGAACTATGGGATTTGGATTCCCTGCTGCAATAGGTGCAAAAGTTGCAATGCCTGAAAGCGACGTTGTAGCTGTTGCTGGTGACGGTGGGTTTTTAATGGTATCACAGGAACTTGCAACCGTAAAAGAATACGACATTCCAGTTGTAATCTGTGTTTTAGATAACAGATATTTAGGAATGGTTGCCCAGTGGCAAAACCTGTTCTACGAGAAGAGGTTATCACATACCCACTTAGGAGAATCTCCCGACTTTGTTAAACTTGCAGAAGCGTTTGGAGTTGCTGCAGACCGTGTAGAAAGGCCTGGTGAACTTCGTGAGGTACTTTCCAGTGCAATAAACTCTGGCGAACCAACACTCATCGATGTTACAATTGATCCAGATGAAATCCTTCCAATGGTACCTCCAGGATGCGGCCTCACAGAAATAGTTGGGGAGTACAAAACCGAGCCTAACAACTCTGAAGATGTGCCATATCATGAAGCAGCTAAAGAAAGGGCAGGTGATTAA
- the ilvN gene encoding acetolactate synthase small subunit: MDDQRTHIISALVLHKPGVLQRVAGLFTRRGFNIESITVGTSEQEEIARMTIIAKGDGKVLEQITKQLNKIIDVIKVRDLEPENTVKRELCLIKVHSPTEKIRAEVVQYVNIFRGRVIDVSPETLTIEMTGASDKIDALIDLVKGFGIKEIARTGPTAMSRGVKTI, from the coding sequence ATGGACGATCAAAGGACCCATATTATTAGCGCGCTTGTACTTCATAAGCCAGGTGTACTCCAGAGAGTTGCAGGACTCTTTACAAGAAGGGGATTTAACATAGAGAGTATCACAGTTGGAACTTCAGAGCAGGAAGAAATTGCTCGAATGACCATAATTGCAAAAGGCGATGGGAAAGTCCTGGAACAGATTACAAAACAGTTGAACAAGATCATAGATGTCATTAAAGTAAGAGATCTGGAGCCAGAAAATACTGTTAAAAGAGAGCTTTGCCTGATTAAAGTTCACTCACCAACAGAAAAAATAAGGGCTGAAGTTGTTCAATATGTAAATATCTTTAGAGGGCGTGTAATAGATGTAAGCCCTGAAACTCTCACCATAGAGATGACAGGGGCATCAGATAAAATTGACGCTCTTATAGACCTTGTAAAAGGTTTCGGAATTAAAGAAATCGCAAGGACAGGCCCTACTGCAATGTCTAGAGGTGTTAAAACTATTTAA
- a CDS encoding cadmium resistance transporter has product MIELIFLIFTAVAMFIATNLDDLFVLMIFFSNKEFTARQVVLGQYIGVMALIAISALSYFLKLVIPVNWIGLLGILPIIIGLKNLKDLKDNKDVSANYNINEENNGFFFKI; this is encoded by the coding sequence ATGATAGAACTCATTTTTCTAATTTTTACAGCCGTTGCAATGTTTATAGCAACTAATCTTGATGATCTTTTTGTTTTAATGATATTCTTTTCAAATAAAGAATTTACGGCTAGACAGGTTGTTTTAGGCCAGTACATTGGAGTTATGGCTTTAATTGCAATAAGTGCATTAAGCTACTTTTTAAAGTTAGTTATTCCAGTTAACTGGATCGGACTGCTTGGTATATTACCCATAATTATTGGACTCAAAAATTTAAAGGATTTAAAAGATAACAAGGACGTTTCAGCAAATTATAATATAAATGAAGAAAATAACGGCTTTTTTTTCAAAATTTAG
- a CDS encoding cadmium resistance transporter produces MKKITAFFSKFRNSKSSLVALVSFTNGGDNIGVYVPLFASIGLQQMLVVISVFIIMILIWCYISFSLVENSILGDKIKKYGHIILPFVLIFLGITILARSF; encoded by the coding sequence ATGAAGAAAATAACGGCTTTTTTTTCAAAATTTAGAAATTCAAAATCTTCTTTAGTAGCACTTGTTTCATTTACAAATGGCGGAGATAATATTGGAGTTTATGTCCCATTATTTGCAAGTATAGGCCTGCAGCAGATGCTCGTTGTAATATCAGTATTTATAATAATGATCTTGATATGGTGTTATATCAGCTTTAGTTTGGTAGAAAACAGTATTTTAGGAGATAAAATTAAAAAGTACGGCCACATAATTCTGCCATTTGTCTTAATTTTCCTTGGGATTACTATTTTAGCACGCAGCTTCTAA
- the ilvC gene encoding ketol-acid reductoisomerase, whose protein sequence is MNIHYEKDVDLDVLKDKTIAVIGYGSQGRAQALNMSESGLDVVVGLRKGGASWEKAKADGLTVLTIEEAALKADVIHILIPDEIQEAVYEAAIAEGLEEGNTISFSHGYNIHYNYIKAPKNVNVTMVAPKAPGATVRREYEEGFGVPGLVAVEQDYTGNAKEIALAMAKGSGLTRAGVLETTFKEETETDLFGEQAVLCGGATELIKAGFQTLVDAGYQPEIAYFETCHELKLIVDLIYKQGFAGMWHDVSNTAEYGGLTRRDRVITDESRAAMKEILKEIQTGKFTREFALENQAGAPMLKRMRAMEDDLQIEKVGTKLRKLCGLQK, encoded by the coding sequence ATGAATATACATTACGAAAAAGACGTAGATTTAGACGTTTTAAAAGATAAAACTATAGCAGTTATAGGATATGGTAGCCAGGGAAGGGCACAAGCATTAAACATGTCTGAAAGCGGATTAGATGTTGTTGTCGGACTTAGAAAAGGTGGAGCATCATGGGAAAAAGCAAAAGCTGATGGTCTAACTGTATTAACCATAGAAGAAGCAGCATTAAAAGCAGACGTAATCCACATATTAATCCCTGATGAAATTCAGGAAGCAGTTTATGAAGCAGCAATTGCAGAAGGGTTAGAAGAAGGTAACACCATTTCATTCTCACATGGATACAATATACACTACAACTACATAAAAGCACCTAAAAATGTAAACGTTACAATGGTAGCCCCAAAAGCACCCGGTGCAACTGTTAGAAGAGAATATGAAGAAGGATTTGGAGTTCCAGGACTCGTAGCAGTCGAACAGGACTACACAGGAAATGCAAAAGAAATCGCACTTGCAATGGCCAAAGGATCTGGACTTACAAGAGCAGGAGTACTTGAAACAACTTTCAAAGAAGAAACAGAAACTGATTTATTCGGTGAACAGGCAGTACTCTGTGGAGGAGCAACTGAACTTATAAAAGCAGGTTTCCAAACACTTGTAGATGCTGGATACCAGCCAGAAATTGCATACTTCGAAACATGCCACGAATTAAAACTCATAGTAGACCTTATATACAAACAAGGTTTTGCTGGAATGTGGCACGATGTAAGTAACACCGCAGAATACGGAGGACTTACAAGAAGAGACAGAGTTATAACCGACGAATCAAGGGCTGCTATGAAAGAAATTCTCAAAGAAATCCAGACTGGTAAATTTACCAGGGAATTTGCCCTTGAAAACCAGGCAGGAGCTCCTATGCTCAAAAGAATGAGGGCAATGGAAGACGACCTCCAGATTGAAAAAGTAGGTACAAAACTCAGAAAACTTTGCGGATTACAAAAATAA
- a CDS encoding methanogenesis marker 12 protein: MVFVGMDHGTTGVSFTILDNETTHFKILREDLSAGKVSALKELSKRVDLNSIDLMAITYAMGDALKAVTPIEKVKNRGIKSMEGAGKVTGGGTAVYDEIENSGIPTVVIPGIHDETTCLDERFKAAYSHHASSEKVSICYNAFLETGFKNMIVSDISSNTVTMLIEDGIIKGAMDACIGAMGTIHGPLDLKMIRDIDDDIRTANECFSRAGAVKIADVYGKVSHVKDEIIKNYLNGDGKAKLAVDTMIMTIVMEIYGLAGITEKMDGIILTGSTGSMQEPIDIFGPIKKQVECIAPVVRIGERSGSVGSAQIARAVFEGEKDILGIPVVK; encoded by the coding sequence ATGGTATTTGTTGGAATGGATCATGGGACTACAGGAGTCTCTTTTACAATTCTTGATAACGAAACTACTCATTTTAAAATCCTGCGGGAAGACTTATCTGCCGGAAAAGTCTCTGCATTAAAAGAACTTTCAAAAAGAGTTGATTTAAACTCAATTGACCTCATGGCAATAACCTATGCTATGGGAGATGCCCTAAAAGCCGTAACCCCCATAGAAAAAGTGAAAAACAGAGGAATTAAATCAATGGAAGGCGCTGGAAAAGTAACAGGCGGCGGAACAGCAGTTTACGATGAAATCGAAAATTCAGGGATTCCAACAGTTGTAATACCTGGAATTCACGATGAAACCACGTGCCTCGATGAACGTTTTAAAGCCGCTTATTCTCATCACGCCAGCTCTGAAAAAGTCAGCATATGTTATAACGCGTTCCTGGAAACGGGATTTAAGAATATGATAGTTTCAGATATCAGTTCCAATACGGTAACAATGCTGATTGAAGACGGAATAATTAAAGGAGCTATGGACGCATGTATAGGTGCTATGGGAACTATTCACGGCCCGCTTGACCTTAAAATGATTAGAGATATCGATGACGACATTAGAACTGCCAATGAATGTTTTTCACGTGCAGGAGCTGTAAAAATAGCTGATGTATATGGAAAGGTAAGTCATGTAAAGGACGAAATTATTAAAAATTATTTAAATGGCGACGGGAAGGCAAAGCTTGCTGTAGATACCATGATTATGACAATAGTAATGGAGATCTACGGACTTGCGGGAATAACAGAAAAAATGGACGGAATTATATTAACTGGCTCTACTGGATCTATGCAGGAACCAATCGATATATTTGGTCCCATTAAAAAACAAGTAGAATGTATTGCACCAGTTGTTAGAATTGGAGAAAGATCCGGTTCTGTTGGAAGCGCTCAGATCGCCAGAGCTGTTTTTGAAGGAGAAAAGGACATTTTAGGTATTCCTGTGGTTAAATAA
- a CDS encoding type II CAAX endopeptidase family protein, which yields MSRITFLDNASGSKNTWWRYILTIILTWPVPMAVTAVIFIPVFIILGLIALATNTPDMSYAIASNPLFELVLTGISAAISILLLYLCIEFIHKRKFISIINTVCRVDWVRILKGAGIWFAILTVGSLIELIIDPSSVKVTFNPSTFIFLLLLSLLVFPLQASFEELFFRGYLMQAVGVLTKKPIIPLMVTSVIFAALHFWNGTDTITSVDIVLQVFIIGITLGIITLGENRLETAMGVHIANNIFVSVVVNSASGGFEGLPSILTSYGTPNPVTDVPIFVLYALALIGVVFWNKKDMLLNIFRDTVDVELDKIEAKEI from the coding sequence ATGTCCAGGATAACATTTTTAGATAATGCATCGGGAAGTAAAAACACTTGGTGGAGATACATTTTAACCATTATTTTAACATGGCCAGTACCTATGGCAGTGACAGCAGTAATTTTTATCCCTGTCTTCATAATTCTGGGATTAATAGCGTTAGCAACTAATACTCCAGACATGTCTTATGCAATCGCTTCAAATCCTTTATTTGAGCTTGTATTAACAGGTATATCTGCTGCAATTTCGATTTTACTCCTTTATTTATGCATAGAATTTATCCATAAAAGAAAATTCATATCCATAATTAACACGGTCTGTAGAGTAGATTGGGTAAGAATATTAAAAGGTGCAGGAATATGGTTTGCTATTTTAACAGTCGGGTCATTAATTGAGTTAATAATTGATCCCAGCAGTGTTAAAGTAACTTTTAATCCAAGTACATTCATTTTCCTCCTGCTTTTGAGTTTACTGGTATTCCCACTCCAAGCATCCTTTGAAGAGCTGTTTTTTAGGGGATATCTTATGCAGGCAGTAGGGGTACTCACAAAAAAGCCAATAATCCCTTTAATGGTTACATCTGTCATTTTTGCGGCTCTTCACTTCTGGAACGGTACAGATACCATTACAAGTGTGGATATAGTACTCCAGGTGTTTATTATTGGAATAACATTAGGTATAATAACTTTGGGAGAAAATAGGCTGGAAACAGCAATGGGAGTGCACATTGCAAACAATATTTTTGTCTCTGTAGTAGTTAATAGTGCAAGTGGCGGATTTGAAGGTCTTCCATCTATATTAACATCATATGGGACTCCTAATCCGGTAACAGATGTTCCAATATTTGTTTTATATGCTTTAGCATTGATAGGCGTTGTTTTTTGGAATAAAAAAGATATGTTACTCAATATTTTCAGGGATACAGTGGATGTAGAACTGGATAAAATTGAAGCTAAAGAAATTTAA
- a CDS encoding DUF2098 domain-containing protein, producing the protein MEILDINGKQIQRNLQVKYIRTHTTGNVIDILVKEDAIWIKLDSSGLYYRSDYIEVIENNEAYIKSYKKKNRLRSGKFDVANPAVISDHADGPGYGGG; encoded by the coding sequence ATGGAAATCTTAGATATAAACGGAAAACAAATCCAGAGGAATCTGCAGGTTAAGTACATAAGGACGCATACAACTGGAAATGTAATTGATATTCTAGTTAAAGAGGATGCTATATGGATTAAGCTTGATTCCAGCGGCCTTTATTATAGAAGTGATTATATTGAGGTCATCGAGAATAATGAAGCCTATATAAAGTCCTATAAAAAGAAAAATAGGTTAAGGTCTGGAAAATTTGACGTTGCAAATCCTGCTGTGATTTCTGATCATGCAGACGGCCCTGGTTACGGCGGGGGCTGA
- the surE gene encoding 5'/3'-nucleotidase SurE has product MRILITNDDGVNSSGIVAAKDAVRELGDIYVVAPATQQSGIGHALTLFEPMRVSSSNLRDGSRAYSVSGTPTDSLILGMYEIMDEKPDLVISGINIGENLGMAELTTSGTIGAAMEAAAHGVPAIAASIQVTRDDIKFHDGHVDLDFSFAQKVIKRLSKMIIKKGLPEGIDLLNLNIPSHPESHKIKLTRLGKRMYSIHIQKRLDPRGREYYWIAGDPVGVDEEGTDVHVLRYDKCPTITPVSLDCTSDLHLMKDWLE; this is encoded by the coding sequence ATGCGAATTTTGATAACTAATGATGACGGGGTTAACTCATCGGGGATTGTAGCAGCAAAAGATGCTGTTCGTGAACTGGGGGATATCTATGTCGTGGCACCAGCAACACAGCAAAGCGGAATAGGACACGCACTCACACTTTTTGAACCAATGAGAGTTAGTTCATCTAATTTACGGGATGGAAGCAGGGCTTATTCAGTTTCAGGAACACCAACAGACTCTTTAATACTTGGAATGTATGAAATAATGGATGAAAAACCAGATTTAGTTATTTCAGGTATTAATATTGGTGAAAATTTAGGTATGGCAGAACTTACAACTTCGGGCACCATAGGCGCGGCAATGGAGGCCGCTGCTCATGGAGTACCTGCTATAGCTGCTTCTATACAGGTTACAAGGGATGATATTAAATTTCATGATGGCCATGTAGACCTTGATTTCAGCTTCGCTCAGAAAGTTATAAAAAGACTTTCCAAGATGATCATCAAAAAAGGTCTTCCTGAAGGAATTGATCTTTTAAATTTAAACATCCCTTCACACCCAGAAAGCCATAAAATTAAATTAACGCGGCTTGGAAAGAGAATGTATTCTATCCATATTCAAAAAAGACTTGATCCAAGGGGAAGAGAATATTACTGGATCGCAGGGGATCCTGTAGGAGTAGATGAAGAGGGTACTGATGTGCATGTGCTCAGATACGATAAATGCCCTACTATAACTCCTGTATCGCTTGATTGTACCTCTGATCTTCATTTAATGAAAGATTGGCTCGAATAA
- a CDS encoding restriction endonuclease, protein MRKLEKNRLVDFVAKIMEKSGFKVHKYFKTSKHLVDIYGVLPTVLGDISVVVACKNYEERWKVGLDVLKEMEMVAKTLQASKVIVITTSTFSDNALSYANGRNIALIDKDELMNIAKSLSKKNVETYQNYDEEEESEDEETYVLPSDSAGSSFLSRGRRGSLTGKKRNISHDDTSANLKKWGKTLLSNPIALIIIVLAVSTLIPYLIHINKALLGILRIFIAAVLSYGIVMAVERDITVTLIRGSTVFFVTLIIYIALIFLT, encoded by the coding sequence GTGAGGAAGTTGGAAAAAAATAGATTGGTCGATTTTGTAGCTAAAATCATGGAAAAATCTGGATTTAAGGTTCATAAATACTTTAAGACATCAAAACACCTTGTAGATATATACGGAGTTTTACCTACTGTTTTAGGAGATATTAGCGTAGTAGTAGCATGCAAAAATTACGAAGAAAGATGGAAAGTAGGTTTAGATGTGCTTAAAGAGATGGAAATGGTAGCAAAAACCCTCCAGGCATCCAAAGTAATAGTTATAACAACCTCAACTTTTTCAGATAATGCCCTGAGTTATGCAAATGGTAGAAATATCGCACTCATAGATAAAGATGAATTGATGAATATCGCTAAATCACTTTCTAAGAAGAATGTAGAAACTTATCAAAACTATGATGAGGAAGAAGAAAGCGAAGATGAAGAAACCTATGTACTCCCTTCTGATTCTGCAGGTAGTTCCTTCCTAAGTCGAGGTAGACGAGGTTCTCTGACCGGGAAGAAAAGGAATATATCCCATGATGATACATCCGCTAACTTAAAAAAATGGGGTAAAACTTTATTAAGTAACCCAATAGCGCTTATTATAATCGTATTAGCTGTTTCAACACTTATACCTTACCTTATACACATAAATAAGGCACTTTTAGGGATTTTAAGAATTTTTATTGCAGCTGTGCTGTCTTATGGAATAGTAATGGCTGTAGAAAGAGATATAACTGTAACTCTAATAAGGGGAAGTACCGTATTTTTCGTGACCCTGATTATATACATAGCACTGATATTCTTAACATAA
- a CDS encoding branched-chain amino acid transaminase, whose protein sequence is MAFDETGKIWFNGEFVNWKDANIHVLSHVVHYGSSVFEGIRCYNTKKGSAVLRLREHVERLFNSGKIYRMEIPYTVDEICDAIIETVKVNNLKDCYIRPIAFRGYRELGVYPLNCPMDTVIAAWEWGKYLGDDAIENGVDIGVSTWRRMAPNTLPNMAKAGANYMNSQLAKMESVSNGFDEAIMLDYHGTVSEGSGENIFLVKDGELYTPHASLSLLSGITRDSITKLAQDMEIKVNEEAIPREMLYLADEIFMTGTAAEVTPVRSVDGIKIGNGKRGEITEKLQTKFFNIVGGVEEDEHGWLTFID, encoded by the coding sequence ATGGCTTTTGATGAAACTGGAAAAATATGGTTTAACGGTGAATTCGTTAACTGGAAAGACGCAAACATACATGTTCTATCTCACGTTGTTCACTACGGTTCAAGCGTATTTGAGGGCATAAGATGCTATAACACGAAAAAAGGCTCTGCAGTATTGCGTTTGCGGGAGCACGTTGAAAGGTTGTTTAATTCTGGAAAGATCTACAGGATGGAAATTCCATACACCGTAGATGAAATTTGCGATGCTATAATCGAGACTGTAAAGGTTAATAACTTAAAAGACTGTTATATACGGCCTATTGCATTTAGAGGATACAGGGAATTAGGTGTTTACCCCTTGAACTGCCCTATGGATACTGTAATTGCAGCATGGGAATGGGGAAAATATCTTGGTGATGATGCCATTGAAAATGGTGTAGATATAGGTGTCTCAACATGGAGGCGAATGGCGCCAAACACACTCCCTAATATGGCAAAGGCAGGGGCCAACTATATGAATTCTCAACTGGCAAAGATGGAATCTGTAAGCAACGGCTTCGATGAGGCAATAATGCTCGATTACCATGGAACAGTTAGTGAAGGAAGCGGTGAAAATATATTTTTAGTTAAAGATGGTGAACTGTACACTCCACACGCTTCTTTATCTCTCCTTTCAGGAATTACAAGGGACTCTATAACTAAATTAGCTCAAGACATGGAAATTAAAGTAAATGAGGAAGCAATTCCAAGGGAAATGCTCTACCTTGCAGATGAAATTTTCATGACAGGTACAGCCGCTGAAGTTACCCCTGTCAGATCTGTTGACGGGATAAAAATAGGAAATGGAAAAAGAGGGGAAATCACAGAAAAATTACAGACAAAGTTCTTCAACATCGTTGGAGGTGTTGAGGAAGATGAACACGGCTGGTTAACCTTCATTGATTAG